The following are encoded in a window of Actinomyces oris genomic DNA:
- a CDS encoding right-handed parallel beta-helix repeat-containing protein — MKRRIVAQMAILALSLSAPVLAVTHAPQAAAADGNIIHVSAEGGSDAGDGTAAKPLQTIGAALKKAGGGDTIELANGTYREGELAVDKGVTIKAAEGAKPVLTGAEVPKSWSAGGDGKWSTGKDMVRFCTVCTINADPAKEGIASHPEQVFVDGKPLTQVLSRAEVTESTFYVDDPDPVTLKNPKNNQAGYNVKPHRGTSYVIGVDPNQHQVEVVQHSRALSFNTDNITLSGLTVEKYSAVQRWDYEDPEIGTISGGGMVVAAHGAPRVENSTFRYSSTAGALQVIDSTNAAISNNLFENNGSNAFGINDSSGAKVENNLWRNNNTSGFITKDCGAYCTLADTKITHSKNIRFANNTVDYSATGTDISDPAAYDQNRAAGVWFDEGVIDSEIVGNYFVNVPVAIFNEVSSNNLIASNIVAGAGIGIHISGSNDTRVWNNTVSHALTSLWIQEDTRSDGCNARNAQGVCTQVQKWSAEHGLSWDTTNTQVMNNIFSSEQTTPMPGDPWRYSAMVQVLGGANQDGSGAVYANEMVTGIDYDVYYRHENPQTLSTTVLWNWGADRMNQSVNAEKLSDFTASSSVKASGKEANGLDLHGSPENNPFFVKESANPMDKTSDFHLKEGSPASGNGHALPEDIAKTLGVNANVAVDRGALVNVAWGGGAVPGAGDAPADNANNGGKAANNGDKAANNNGGNANNGGKADNNGGNGGNANNGGKADNNGSTVADGAASTGGQDAQSASPSDSKAGAGQKNSSIAKPGGNAQGGQGQAAAAAAATGDSRLPLTGASLTGIVLAVAAIVMGGGFILVRRRMAS, encoded by the coding sequence ATGAAGCGTCGAATCGTCGCCCAGATGGCGATACTCGCTCTATCGCTGTCGGCGCCTGTTCTGGCCGTGACTCATGCACCACAAGCCGCCGCCGCCGACGGCAACATCATTCATGTCTCGGCCGAGGGCGGCTCGGACGCGGGAGACGGAACCGCTGCCAAGCCCCTTCAGACCATTGGAGCCGCCCTGAAGAAGGCCGGCGGCGGAGACACCATCGAGCTGGCCAACGGCACCTACCGTGAGGGCGAGCTCGCCGTCGACAAGGGCGTGACCATCAAGGCGGCCGAGGGTGCCAAGCCGGTCCTCACCGGTGCCGAGGTCCCCAAGAGCTGGAGTGCCGGCGGTGACGGGAAGTGGTCCACGGGCAAGGACATGGTCCGCTTCTGCACGGTCTGCACCATCAATGCCGACCCCGCCAAGGAGGGGATCGCCAGCCACCCCGAGCAGGTGTTCGTGGACGGCAAGCCCCTGACCCAGGTGCTCAGCCGCGCCGAGGTCACCGAGTCCACCTTCTACGTGGACGACCCCGACCCGGTCACCCTGAAGAACCCGAAGAACAACCAGGCCGGCTACAACGTCAAGCCGCACCGGGGCACCTCTTACGTCATCGGTGTCGACCCCAACCAGCACCAGGTCGAGGTGGTCCAGCACTCCCGCGCCCTGTCCTTCAACACCGACAACATCACCCTGTCGGGACTGACCGTGGAGAAGTACTCCGCGGTGCAGCGCTGGGACTACGAGGACCCTGAGATCGGCACCATCTCCGGCGGTGGAATGGTCGTGGCCGCACACGGTGCTCCTCGTGTCGAGAACTCCACCTTCCGCTACTCCTCGACGGCCGGTGCGCTGCAGGTCATCGACTCCACCAACGCGGCCATCTCGAACAACCTGTTCGAGAACAACGGCTCCAACGCCTTCGGCATCAATGACTCCAGTGGCGCCAAGGTGGAGAACAACCTGTGGAGGAACAACAACACCTCCGGCTTCATCACGAAGGACTGCGGTGCCTACTGCACCCTGGCCGACACCAAGATCACCCACTCCAAGAACATCCGCTTCGCCAACAACACAGTGGACTACTCGGCCACCGGCACGGACATCTCCGACCCCGCGGCCTATGACCAGAACCGTGCCGCAGGCGTGTGGTTCGACGAGGGCGTGATCGACTCCGAGATCGTTGGCAACTACTTCGTCAACGTCCCGGTGGCGATCTTCAACGAGGTCTCCTCCAACAACCTCATCGCCTCCAACATCGTGGCCGGGGCCGGTATCGGTATCCACATCTCCGGGTCCAACGACACCCGCGTGTGGAACAACACCGTCTCCCACGCGCTCACCAGCCTGTGGATCCAGGAGGACACCCGTTCCGACGGCTGCAACGCCCGCAACGCCCAGGGTGTGTGCACCCAGGTGCAGAAGTGGAGCGCCGAGCACGGACTGAGCTGGGACACCACCAACACCCAGGTGATGAACAACATCTTCTCCTCCGAGCAGACCACCCCCATGCCCGGGGACCCGTGGCGCTACTCCGCCATGGTCCAGGTCCTGGGTGGGGCCAACCAGGACGGCTCCGGCGCGGTCTACGCCAATGAGATGGTCACCGGCATCGACTACGACGTCTACTACCGCCACGAGAACCCCCAGACCCTGTCGACCACGGTCCTGTGGAACTGGGGCGCCGACCGTATGAACCAGTCGGTCAACGCCGAGAAGCTCTCCGACTTCACCGCCAGCTCGAGCGTCAAGGCATCGGGCAAGGAGGCCAACGGTCTGGACCTGCACGGCTCCCCGGAGAACAACCCGTTCTTCGTCAAGGAGTCCGCAAACCCGATGGACAAGACCTCGGACTTCCACCTCAAGGAGGGAAGCCCCGCCTCCGGTAACGGTCACGCCCTGCCCGAGGACATCGCCAAGACCCTCGGCGTCAACGCCAACGTCGCCGTGGACCGCGGTGCGCTCGTCAACGTCGCCTGGGGCGGCGGCGCCGTTCCCGGTGCCGGGGACGCCCCCGCTGACAACGCCAACAACGGCGGCAAGGCCGCTAACAACGGCGACAAGGCCGCCAACAACAATGGCGGTAACGCCAACAACGGTGGTAAGGCCGACAACAACGGTGGCAATGGTGGCAACGCCAACAACGGTGGCAAGGCCGACAACAACGGCTCCACCGTCGCCGACGGGGCCGCTAGCACCGGCGGCCAGGACGCACAGAGCGCCAGCCCCTCTGACTCCAAGGCAGGGGCCGGCCAGAAGAACTCCAGCATCGCCAAGCCCGGCGGCAACGCTCAGGGCGGTCAGGGTCAGGCTGCTGCGGCTGCAGCGGCTACCGGTGATAGCCGTCTTCCGCTCACCGGTGCCAGCCTGACCGGCATCGTCCTCGCGGTGGCCGCCATCGTCATGGGCGGCGGATTCATCCTGGTACGCCGTCGTATGGCCAGCTGA
- a CDS encoding methylenetetrahydrofolate reductase encodes MHDNEPTGPTAAAGSRAAGLSSAETGSARRLPTVSLELFPPRPGKAASATWGRIDRLLATGPDFVSVTYRPTFVTDPAGGINGGEYEGSVRGTEVSRCKAVPCVRAVQEQTNPSEFVLAHVLESSTIPLMAHLTCIGYRKQEAVEIVTRFLRMGVRRFLALRGDPPAGTRADEVAGELRHADDLVRVIREVEADFFGDGKRHVTIAVAAYPATSDHIEAIEVLAAKQAAGADMAITQVFYDAADYVALTNAASYAGVSIPILPGVIPLTDLRRLTRLEALTGVRVPAGLRSTLGSASGATLVERGIGATLDLATALLRAGAPGLHLYTFNRTRPALDVISHLRLGGILAGATPDREVRDAVDRGYLQATPGRGPSFLRCGSPGAALSSRHPVPPHTTITKENA; translated from the coding sequence GTGCACGACAACGAGCCCACCGGGCCGACTGCCGCGGCAGGAAGCCGTGCAGCGGGCCTGAGCAGCGCCGAGACCGGAAGTGCCCGGCGACTGCCCACCGTCAGCCTGGAGCTGTTCCCGCCTCGGCCGGGTAAGGCGGCCTCTGCCACCTGGGGTCGCATTGACAGGCTCCTGGCCACAGGGCCCGACTTCGTCTCGGTGACCTACCGGCCCACCTTCGTCACCGATCCCGCCGGCGGCATTAACGGCGGTGAGTATGAAGGGAGTGTGCGAGGGACGGAGGTGAGTCGGTGCAAGGCCGTGCCCTGCGTGCGCGCGGTTCAGGAGCAGACCAACCCCTCCGAGTTCGTGCTCGCCCACGTGCTGGAGTCCAGCACCATCCCCCTCATGGCGCACCTGACCTGCATTGGCTACCGCAAGCAGGAGGCCGTTGAGATCGTCACCCGCTTCCTTCGCATGGGAGTGCGGCGCTTCCTCGCCCTGCGCGGCGACCCGCCGGCCGGCACCCGGGCCGACGAGGTCGCCGGGGAGCTGCGCCACGCCGACGACCTCGTTCGGGTCATCCGGGAGGTCGAGGCGGACTTCTTCGGTGACGGCAAGCGCCACGTCACGATCGCCGTGGCCGCCTACCCGGCCACCAGCGACCACATCGAGGCCATTGAGGTCCTGGCCGCCAAGCAGGCCGCCGGCGCCGACATGGCAATCACCCAGGTGTTCTACGATGCGGCCGACTACGTGGCCCTGACCAACGCGGCCTCCTATGCGGGGGTGAGCATCCCGATCCTTCCCGGGGTGATCCCCCTGACCGACCTACGTCGGCTCACCCGCCTCGAGGCGCTCACCGGGGTGCGAGTGCCCGCCGGCCTGCGATCCACGCTGGGATCGGCCAGCGGCGCCACCCTCGTGGAACGCGGCATCGGAGCGACGCTTGACCTGGCCACCGCGCTGCTACGTGCCGGCGCCCCCGGTCTGCACCTGTACACCTTCAACCGCACCCGTCCGGCCCTCGACGTCATCAGCCACCTGCGTCTGGGTGGCATCCTGGCCGGAGCCACGCCCGATCGGGAGGTGCGCGACGCCGTTGATCGCGGGTACCTCCAGGCCACTCCCGGACGCGGTCCCTCCTTCCTGCGCTGCGGCTCTCCCGGTGCAGCACTGTCTTCCCGCCACCCCGTTCCGCCCCACACCACCATCACCAAGGAGAATGCATGA
- the metE gene encoding 5-methyltetrahydropteroyltriglutamate--homocysteine S-methyltransferase — MSATPESVAATSPAEIAVTESQVPSAPLPGATILGYPRIGRDRELKRAVESFWKGNLSVDELKHAAAELRGATRSRLMDLGLTQPASVPADFTLYDQVLQVTATLGAAPARFRDLLNADGALDVEGYFTLARGEGARPAMEMTKWLDSNYHYLVPEIDASTPFDYVDTAIADQVREAQAAGTEVRPVVVGPVSYLLMAKPSDEAAEGFHPLDRLNDVLHAYGHLLMDLHEAGATWVQLDEPALVSDSWNVERQRVLDAVRDAYTWLGAIVERPQILVAGTYGSLGDALPVLAQAPIEAVGLDLVAGALPEAGDLAALKGKAVVAGVVSGRNIWRTDLNRAMDVLEQLRERLPEGTPITVATSTSLQHVPHDVERETAIDPEIRSWLAFADQKVGEVITLAKGLEQGREAIAAELSQDADLRKQRAAHPGVHRDEVRTAVGAVTDADRTRAPYSERKAAQDERLGLPELPTTTIGSFPQTAEIRKARAAWRKGEIDDAAYDAAMRAEIASVVALQERLGLDVLVHGEAERNDMVQYFAELLDGFVTTEHGWVQSYGSRCTRPSILWGDVTRPEPMTVTWSAYAQSLTDKPLKGMLTGPVTIMAWSFVRDDIPRAQVADQLGLALRAEVADLEAAGIGVIQVDEPAIRETLPLRRADRPTYLEWSVGSFRLATGGAAPATQIHTHLCYSEFDVVIDAVDHLDADVTSIEASRSRMDILPAVAEHGFERQLGPGVWDIHSPRVPSQAECTELLQRAVDALGAEKVWVNPDCGLKTRGYAETEASLTSLVGAARAVREA, encoded by the coding sequence ATGAGCGCCACCCCTGAGTCGGTCGCCGCCACCTCACCGGCTGAGATCGCCGTGACCGAGTCACAGGTCCCCTCCGCACCCCTGCCGGGGGCCACCATTCTGGGATACCCCCGCATCGGAAGGGACCGTGAGCTCAAGCGCGCCGTCGAGTCCTTCTGGAAGGGGAACCTGAGCGTCGACGAGCTCAAGCACGCCGCAGCCGAACTGCGCGGGGCGACTCGTTCGCGTCTGATGGACCTGGGGCTGACTCAGCCCGCATCGGTTCCAGCGGACTTCACTCTTTACGACCAGGTACTTCAGGTGACCGCCACCCTGGGGGCCGCGCCGGCCCGCTTCCGTGACCTGCTCAATGCCGATGGTGCTCTCGACGTCGAGGGCTATTTCACGCTGGCCCGCGGTGAGGGCGCCCGTCCGGCCATGGAGATGACCAAGTGGCTGGACTCCAACTACCACTACCTGGTCCCCGAGATCGACGCCTCCACCCCCTTCGACTACGTCGACACCGCCATCGCCGACCAGGTCCGCGAGGCCCAGGCCGCTGGTACCGAGGTGCGCCCCGTCGTCGTAGGACCGGTGAGCTACCTGCTCATGGCCAAGCCCTCCGACGAGGCTGCCGAGGGCTTCCATCCTCTGGACCGTCTTAATGACGTCCTGCACGCCTACGGCCACCTCCTCATGGACCTGCACGAGGCCGGTGCCACCTGGGTCCAGCTCGACGAGCCCGCCCTGGTCTCCGACTCCTGGAACGTGGAGCGCCAGCGTGTCCTCGATGCCGTGCGCGACGCCTACACCTGGTTGGGCGCCATCGTGGAGCGCCCCCAGATCCTGGTGGCCGGAACCTACGGCTCCCTGGGTGACGCCCTGCCCGTGCTCGCTCAGGCCCCGATCGAGGCCGTGGGCCTCGACCTCGTGGCCGGCGCCCTGCCCGAGGCCGGCGACCTGGCCGCCCTGAAGGGCAAGGCCGTTGTTGCCGGGGTTGTCTCAGGACGCAACATCTGGCGCACCGACCTGAACCGAGCCATGGACGTGCTTGAGCAGCTGCGCGAGCGCCTCCCCGAGGGCACCCCCATCACCGTGGCGACCTCCACCTCCTTGCAGCACGTGCCCCACGACGTCGAGCGCGAGACCGCCATCGACCCGGAGATCCGCTCCTGGCTGGCCTTCGCCGATCAGAAGGTCGGGGAGGTCATCACCCTGGCCAAGGGCCTGGAGCAGGGCCGTGAGGCCATCGCCGCAGAGCTGTCCCAGGACGCCGACCTGCGCAAGCAGCGCGCCGCCCACCCCGGCGTGCACCGCGACGAGGTCCGCACCGCCGTCGGCGCCGTCACGGACGCCGACCGCACCCGCGCCCCCTACAGTGAGCGCAAGGCGGCCCAGGACGAGCGCCTCGGCCTGCCCGAACTGCCCACCACCACCATCGGCTCCTTCCCGCAGACCGCTGAGATCCGTAAGGCCCGCGCCGCCTGGCGCAAGGGCGAGATCGACGACGCCGCCTACGACGCCGCCATGCGCGCCGAGATCGCCAGCGTCGTCGCCCTTCAGGAACGCCTCGGCCTGGACGTCCTGGTTCACGGCGAGGCCGAGCGCAACGACATGGTCCAGTACTTCGCCGAGCTGCTCGACGGCTTCGTCACCACCGAGCACGGCTGGGTCCAGTCCTATGGCTCGCGCTGCACCCGTCCCTCCATCCTGTGGGGAGACGTCACTCGTCCCGAGCCGATGACGGTCACCTGGTCGGCCTATGCCCAGTCCTTGACCGACAAGCCCCTCAAGGGCATGCTCACTGGCCCGGTGACGATCATGGCCTGGTCCTTCGTGCGCGACGACATCCCGCGCGCCCAGGTCGCCGACCAGCTGGGTCTGGCCCTGCGCGCGGAGGTGGCGGACCTTGAGGCCGCCGGTATCGGCGTCATCCAGGTCGACGAGCCCGCCATCCGCGAGACCCTGCCGCTGCGGCGCGCCGACCGCCCCACCTACCTGGAGTGGTCCGTCGGCTCCTTCCGTCTGGCTACCGGAGGAGCGGCTCCCGCCACCCAGATCCACACCCACCTGTGCTACTCGGAGTTCGACGTCGTCATCGACGCGGTTGACCACCTCGACGCCGACGTGACCTCCATCGAGGCTTCCCGCTCGCGCATGGACATCCTGCCCGCAGTGGCAGAGCACGGCTTCGAGCGCCAGCTCGGCCCGGGCGTATGGGACATCCACTCCCCGCGCGTGCCCAGCCAGGCCGAGTGCACCGAGCTGCTCCAGCGGGCCGTCGATGCCCTGGGCGCCGAGAAGGTCTGGGTCAACCCCGACTGCGGTCTCAAGACCCGCGGCTACGCCGAGACCGAGGCGAGCCTGACCAGCCTGGTCGGTGCCGCCCGTGCGGTGCGTGAGGCCTGA
- the hisD gene encoding histidinol dehydrogenase: MLTRTDLRSTRLSARQLAQALPRATLDVTAAQAAVAPLIEDVRSRGAAALRDAAERFDGVRPVHLRVPAAAIAQALEDLDPSVREALELSIAHNRAGHAAQVPAERTTEVVPGGCVTQRWIPVERVGLYVPGGLAVYPSSVVMNAVAAQVAGVEQIALASPPQAEFAGLPHPTILAACALLGISEVYAVGGAQAIAMLAYGADAQDDTDRADAGGEVLCRGVDVITGPGNVYVAAAKRAVMGTVGIDAEAGPTEIAVLADAGADPEYVAADLLSQAEHDPHAGSVLITDSPQLADAVDAALERRLSVTRHRERATTALSGPQSGTVLVRDLAQAIEVANAYAAEHLEIHTSDAPQVARRIRNAGAIFIGPYSPVPLGDYLAGSNHVLPTGGTARFASGLSVMAFLKPVQLIEYSASALEAMTPALEVLASCEDLPAHGEAARSRGSEKSC, translated from the coding sequence ATGCTCACCCGTACCGATCTGCGCAGCACCCGACTCTCCGCACGCCAGCTGGCACAGGCCCTGCCCCGGGCGACCCTTGACGTCACCGCCGCCCAGGCCGCCGTGGCTCCGCTGATCGAGGACGTCCGCTCCCGTGGCGCGGCCGCCCTGCGCGATGCCGCCGAGCGCTTCGACGGCGTGCGACCCGTCCACCTGCGTGTGCCCGCTGCCGCGATCGCCCAGGCGCTCGAGGATCTGGACCCCTCGGTACGCGAGGCCCTGGAGCTGTCGATCGCCCACAACCGGGCCGGGCACGCCGCCCAGGTGCCTGCTGAGCGCACCACGGAGGTGGTTCCCGGAGGGTGTGTCACCCAGCGATGGATCCCTGTGGAACGGGTCGGGCTCTACGTTCCCGGAGGGCTGGCCGTCTACCCCTCCAGCGTGGTGATGAACGCGGTGGCCGCTCAGGTCGCCGGCGTCGAGCAGATCGCCCTGGCAAGTCCGCCGCAGGCCGAGTTCGCCGGTCTGCCCCACCCCACGATCCTGGCGGCATGCGCACTGCTGGGAATCAGCGAGGTCTACGCCGTCGGCGGTGCCCAGGCCATCGCGATGCTCGCCTACGGCGCCGACGCCCAGGACGATACTGATCGGGCGGATGCCGGGGGAGAGGTCCTGTGTCGGGGCGTGGACGTCATCACCGGTCCCGGCAACGTCTACGTGGCGGCCGCTAAGCGAGCCGTTATGGGGACGGTCGGCATCGACGCCGAAGCGGGGCCCACCGAGATCGCCGTCCTGGCCGATGCCGGGGCCGACCCCGAGTACGTGGCCGCCGACCTGCTCTCCCAGGCGGAGCACGATCCCCATGCCGGCAGTGTCCTCATCACCGACTCCCCGCAGCTGGCCGACGCCGTCGATGCGGCGCTCGAGCGTCGACTCAGCGTGACCCGGCACCGGGAGCGGGCGACGACCGCACTGAGCGGACCGCAGTCGGGAACTGTCCTGGTGCGAGACCTCGCGCAGGCCATTGAGGTCGCCAACGCCTACGCAGCCGAGCACCTGGAGATCCATACCTCTGATGCCCCACAGGTCGCGCGGCGGATCCGCAACGCCGGCGCCATCTTCATCGGGCCCTACAGTCCTGTACCTCTGGGCGACTACCTGGCCGGCTCCAACCATGTCCTTCCCACCGGCGGAACCGCGCGGTTCGCGTCGGGACTGAGCGTGATGGCCTTCCTCAAACCGGTGCAGCTCATCGAGTACAGTGCGAGCGCCCTGGAGGCCATGACACCTGCGCTGGAGGTCCTGGCGAGCTGTGAGGATCTGCCGGCCCACGGAGAGGCGGCCCGCTCCCGAGGCAGTGAAAAAAGCTGCTGA